The following coding sequences lie in one Sorex araneus isolate mSorAra2 chromosome 4, mSorAra2.pri, whole genome shotgun sequence genomic window:
- the PYCARD gene encoding apoptosis-associated speck-like protein containing a CARD: protein MGSARDAILQALEELTSDELKKFKLKLQSVELREGYGRIPRGQLQSMDAVDLTDKIVSCYTEHYGAELTEQVLRATGFLEQADQLRDAAPADARMDPASAAAPVTTAQTAVHFVDRHRAELINRVTNVDALLDALYGTVLREDEYQAVRAEATNQNKMRKLYSLMPAWTLDCKNQLLTALQSSHPFLVRDLEKR, encoded by the exons ATGGGGAGCGCGCGCGACGCCATCCTTCAGGCCCTGGAGGAACTGACCTCCGATGAGTTAAAGAAGTTCAAACTGAAGCTGCAGTCCGTGGAACTGCGCGAGGGCTATGGCCGCATCCCGCGGGGGCAGCTGCAGAGCATGGACGCCGTGGACCTCACCGACAAGATCGTCAGCTGCTACACGGAGCACTACGGCGCGGAGCTCACGGAGCAGGTGCTGCGCGCCACAGGCTTCCTGGAGCAGGCGGATCAGCTGCGGGACGCGGCGCCCGCGG ACGCCAGGATGGACCCTGCCTCGGCGGCCGCGCCCGTAACGACTGCACAGACAG CGGTGCATTTCGTGGACCGGCACCGGGCAGAACTCATAAACCGGGTGACCAACGTGGATGCGCTCCTGGATGCCCTTTATGGCACGGTGCTGAGGGAGGATGAATACCAGGCCGTGCGGGCAGAGGCCACCAACCAGAACAAGATGAGGAAGCTCTACAGCCTGATGCCTGCCTGGACCCTGGACTGCAAGAACCAGCTGCTCACCGCCCTGCAGAGCAGCCACCCGTTCCTGGTCAGGGACCTCGAGAAGCGCTGA
- the FUS gene encoding RNA-binding protein FUS isoform X2, producing MASNDYTQQATQSYGAYPTQPGQGYSQQSNQPYGQQSYGGYGQSDTSGYGQSSYGSSYGQTQNSYGTQSAPQGYGSAGGYGSSQSSQSSYGQQSSYPGYGQQPAPSSTSGSYGSSSQSSSYGQPQSGGYGQQSGYGGQQQSYGQQQSSYNPPQGYGQQNQYNSSSGGGGGGGGGNYGQDQSSMSGGGGGYGNQDQSGGGGGYGGGQQDRGGRGRGGGGGYNRSSGGYEPRGRGGGRGGRGGMGGSDRGGFNKFGGPRDQGSRHDSEQDNSDNNTIFVQGLGENVTIESVADYFKQIGIIKTNKKTGQPMINLYTDRETGKLKGEATVSFDDPPSAKAAIDWFDGKEFSGNPIKVSFATRRADFNRGGGNGRGGRGRGGPMGRGGYGGGGSGGGGRGGFPSGGGGGGGQQRAGDWKCPNPTCENMNFSWRNECNQCKAPKPDGPGGGPGGSHMGGNYGDDRRGGRGGYDRGGYRGRGGDRGGFRGGRGGGDRGGFGPGKMDSRGEHRQDRRERPY from the exons ATGGCCTCAAACG ACTATACCCAACAAGCAACCCAAAG TTACGGGGCCTACCCCACCCAGCCTGGGCAGGGCTATTCCCAGCAGAGCAATCAGCCCTACGGACAGCAGAGCTACGGTGGGTACGGCCAGTCGGATACTTCGGGCTACGGCCAGAGCAGCTACGGCTCTTCTTACGGACAGACCCAGAACA GCTATGGCACTCAGTCCGCTCCCCAGGGATACGGCTCAGCTGGTGGCTATGGCAGCAGTCAGAGTTCTCAGTCGTCCTATGGACAGCAGTCCTCCTACCCTGGCTACGGCCAGCAGCCAGCCCCGAGCAGTACCTCGGGAAG TTACGGCAGCAGTTCTCAGAGCAGCAGCTATGGGCAGCCCCAGAGTGGCGGCTATGGCCAGCAGTCTGGCTATGGTGGGCAGCAGCAAAGCTATGGACAGCAGCAAAGCTCCTATAATCCACCTCAAGGTTATGGACAGCAGAACCAGTACAACAGCAGCAGTGGAGGTGGTGGCGGGGGTGGTGGAG GTAACTATGGCCAAGATCAGTCCTCCATGAGTGGTGGAGGTGGCGGTTATGGCAATCAAGACCAgagtggtggtggcggtggctaCGGGGGAGGCCAACAGGACCGTGGGGGCCGCGGCCGGGGCGGTGGCGGTGGTTACAACCGCAGCAGTGGTGGCTATGAACCCAGAGGTCGTGGAGGTGGCCGTGGAGGCAGAGGCGGCATGGG CGGAAGTGACCGTGGTGGCTTCAATAAATTTGGTG GCCCGCGGGACCAAGGATCACGTCATGACTCCG AACAGGATAATTCAGACAACAACACCATCTTCGTGCAAGGCCTGGGCGAGAATGTTACAATCGAGTCTGTGGCTGATTACTTCAAGCAGATTGGCATAATTAAG ACAAATAAGAAAACGGGCCAGCCCATGATTAATTTGTACACAGACAGGGAAACGGGCAAGCTGAAGGGAGAGGCCACGGTATCATTTGATGATCCCCCTTCTGCTAAAGCAGCCATTGATTGGTTTGATG GTAAAGAATTTTCTGGAAATCCTATCAAGGTCTCATTTGCGACTCGTCGGGCAGACTTCAATAGAGGTGGCGGGAATGGCCGTGGAGGACGAGGGCGAGGAG GACCCATGGGCCGTGGAGGCTATGGAGGTGGCGGCAGTGGCGGTGGCGGCCGGGGCGGCTTCcccagtggaggaggtggtggtggaggacaGCAGCGAGCTGGGGACTGGAAGTGTCCTAACCC GACTTGTGAAAACATGAACTTTTCTTGGAGGAATGAATGCAACCAGTGTAAAGCCCCTAAACCAGATGGCCCAGGAGGGGGACCAGGAGGCTCTCACATGG GGGGTAACTATGGAGACGATCGTCGTGGTGGCAGAGGAGGCTATGATCGGGGCGGCTACCGAGGCCGTGGAGGGGACCGCGGGGGCTTCCGAGGGGGCCGGGGTGGTGGGGACAGAGGTGGTTTTGGCCCTGGCAAGATGGACTCCAG GGGTGAGCACAGACAGGATCGCAGGGAGCGGCCCTATTAG
- the FUS gene encoding RNA-binding protein FUS isoform X1, which produces MASNDYTQQATQSYGAYPTQPGQGYSQQSNQPYGQQSYGGYGQSDTSGYGQSSYGSSYGQTQNTGYGTQSAPQGYGSAGGYGSSQSSQSSYGQQSSYPGYGQQPAPSSTSGSYGSSSQSSSYGQPQSGGYGQQSGYGGQQQSYGQQQSSYNPPQGYGQQNQYNSSSGGGGGGGGGNYGQDQSSMSGGGGGYGNQDQSGGGGGYGGGQQDRGGRGRGGGGGYNRSSGGYEPRGRGGGRGGRGGMGGSDRGGFNKFGGPRDQGSRHDSEQDNSDNNTIFVQGLGENVTIESVADYFKQIGIIKTNKKTGQPMINLYTDRETGKLKGEATVSFDDPPSAKAAIDWFDGKEFSGNPIKVSFATRRADFNRGGGNGRGGRGRGGPMGRGGYGGGGSGGGGRGGFPSGGGGGGGQQRAGDWKCPNPTCENMNFSWRNECNQCKAPKPDGPGGGPGGSHMGGNYGDDRRGGRGGYDRGGYRGRGGDRGGFRGGRGGGDRGGFGPGKMDSRGEHRQDRRERPY; this is translated from the exons ATGGCCTCAAACG ACTATACCCAACAAGCAACCCAAAG TTACGGGGCCTACCCCACCCAGCCTGGGCAGGGCTATTCCCAGCAGAGCAATCAGCCCTACGGACAGCAGAGCTACGGTGGGTACGGCCAGTCGGATACTTCGGGCTACGGCCAGAGCAGCTACGGCTCTTCTTACGGACAGACCCAGAACA CAGGCTATGGCACTCAGTCCGCTCCCCAGGGATACGGCTCAGCTGGTGGCTATGGCAGCAGTCAGAGTTCTCAGTCGTCCTATGGACAGCAGTCCTCCTACCCTGGCTACGGCCAGCAGCCAGCCCCGAGCAGTACCTCGGGAAG TTACGGCAGCAGTTCTCAGAGCAGCAGCTATGGGCAGCCCCAGAGTGGCGGCTATGGCCAGCAGTCTGGCTATGGTGGGCAGCAGCAAAGCTATGGACAGCAGCAAAGCTCCTATAATCCACCTCAAGGTTATGGACAGCAGAACCAGTACAACAGCAGCAGTGGAGGTGGTGGCGGGGGTGGTGGAG GTAACTATGGCCAAGATCAGTCCTCCATGAGTGGTGGAGGTGGCGGTTATGGCAATCAAGACCAgagtggtggtggcggtggctaCGGGGGAGGCCAACAGGACCGTGGGGGCCGCGGCCGGGGCGGTGGCGGTGGTTACAACCGCAGCAGTGGTGGCTATGAACCCAGAGGTCGTGGAGGTGGCCGTGGAGGCAGAGGCGGCATGGG CGGAAGTGACCGTGGTGGCTTCAATAAATTTGGTG GCCCGCGGGACCAAGGATCACGTCATGACTCCG AACAGGATAATTCAGACAACAACACCATCTTCGTGCAAGGCCTGGGCGAGAATGTTACAATCGAGTCTGTGGCTGATTACTTCAAGCAGATTGGCATAATTAAG ACAAATAAGAAAACGGGCCAGCCCATGATTAATTTGTACACAGACAGGGAAACGGGCAAGCTGAAGGGAGAGGCCACGGTATCATTTGATGATCCCCCTTCTGCTAAAGCAGCCATTGATTGGTTTGATG GTAAAGAATTTTCTGGAAATCCTATCAAGGTCTCATTTGCGACTCGTCGGGCAGACTTCAATAGAGGTGGCGGGAATGGCCGTGGAGGACGAGGGCGAGGAG GACCCATGGGCCGTGGAGGCTATGGAGGTGGCGGCAGTGGCGGTGGCGGCCGGGGCGGCTTCcccagtggaggaggtggtggtggaggacaGCAGCGAGCTGGGGACTGGAAGTGTCCTAACCC GACTTGTGAAAACATGAACTTTTCTTGGAGGAATGAATGCAACCAGTGTAAAGCCCCTAAACCAGATGGCCCAGGAGGGGGACCAGGAGGCTCTCACATGG GGGGTAACTATGGAGACGATCGTCGTGGTGGCAGAGGAGGCTATGATCGGGGCGGCTACCGAGGCCGTGGAGGGGACCGCGGGGGCTTCCGAGGGGGCCGGGGTGGTGGGGACAGAGGTGGTTTTGGCCCTGGCAAGATGGACTCCAG GGGTGAGCACAGACAGGATCGCAGGGAGCGGCCCTATTAG